The following coding sequences are from one Aliarcobacter skirrowii CCUG 10374 window:
- the glyQ gene encoding glycine--tRNA ligase subunit alpha, with protein MLTFSQMLLKLQEFWAKEGCNIVQPYDIAAGAGTFHPATLLRSLDSTPWSVAYVAPSRRPTDGRYGENPNRLGSYYQFQVLIKPSLENIQDLYLQSLEYLGLDLSRHDIRFVEDNWESPTLGAWGLGWEVWLDGMEVTQFTYFQQVGGLPCDPVAVEITYGTERLAMYLQGVDSVFDIVWNKNKHGITTYADVHKEAEYQFSKYNFEVANTTKLFRDFEEAFNECKSCLEAQLPLPAYDQCMIASHAFNTLDARKAISVTERQNYILKVRELAQACAVMYKEQEKMRQERVRS; from the coding sequence ATGCTTACTTTTTCACAAATGTTATTAAAACTTCAAGAGTTCTGGGCAAAAGAGGGGTGTAATATTGTACAACCTTACGATATTGCTGCAGGTGCTGGAACATTTCATCCAGCAACACTGCTTAGAAGTCTTGATTCAACTCCTTGGAGTGTTGCTTATGTTGCACCATCAAGAAGACCAACAGATGGAAGATATGGAGAGAATCCAAATAGATTAGGAAGTTACTATCAGTTTCAAGTATTAATAAAACCAAGTTTAGAAAATATTCAAGATTTATATTTACAATCTTTAGAGTATTTAGGACTTGATTTAAGCAGGCACGATATTAGATTTGTAGAAGATAACTGGGAGTCACCAACTCTAGGAGCTTGGGGACTTGGATGGGAAGTTTGGCTTGATGGTATGGAAGTTACACAATTTACATATTTTCAACAAGTTGGAGGACTTCCTTGTGATCCTGTTGCTGTTGAGATTACTTATGGAACAGAGAGACTTGCTATGTATCTTCAAGGAGTTGATTCTGTTTTTGATATTGTTTGGAATAAAAATAAGCATGGAATTACAACTTATGCAGATGTTCACAAAGAAGCAGAGTATCAATTCTCTAAATATAATTTTGAAGTAGCAAATACAACAAAACTATTTAGAGATTTTGAAGAGGCATTTAATGAGTGCAAATCTTGTTTAGAAGCACAACTTCCACTTCCTGCATATGATCAATGTATGATAGCAAGTCACGCTTTTAATACTTTAGATGCAAGAAAAGCAATAAGTGTTACAGAGAGACAAAACTATATTTTAAAGGTGAGAGAACTTGCACAAGCTTGTGCTGTTATGTATAAAGAGCAGGAAAAAATGCGTCAAGAAAGAGTTAGGAGCTAA
- a CDS encoding Nif3-like dinuclear metal center hexameric protein: MKIEDIYNYLNELSPFEFQEKWDNSGLLVGNMSDSFESLYLSMDLDLDLVKNLKPNSLVITHHPLIFSGLKRVNYDTYSTKILKELIKKDIALISMHTNIDKTHLNRFVVEEILGFKIVNQNEFIANCEINMSFDELLNYLSKKLNLKNLKYVKTKESIKTIAICTGSAMSLIDEVKADCFITGDIKYHDAMEAKARDLSLIDIRHYESENSFNILLEQLLSQYLKKNKLKAIITASKNPFEFFKGETVE; encoded by the coding sequence TTGAAAATAGAAGATATTTATAACTACTTAAATGAGCTTTCTCCTTTTGAGTTTCAAGAAAAATGGGATAACTCAGGACTTCTTGTTGGAAATATGAGTGATAGTTTTGAAAGTTTATATCTAAGTATGGATTTAGATTTAGATTTGGTAAAAAATTTAAAGCCAAACTCTTTAGTTATAACTCATCATCCATTGATTTTTAGTGGATTAAAAAGAGTTAATTACGATACTTATAGCACTAAAATTTTAAAAGAGTTGATAAAAAAAGATATTGCACTAATTTCTATGCACACAAATATTGACAAAACGCATTTAAATAGATTTGTAGTTGAAGAGATTTTAGGTTTTAAAATAGTTAATCAAAATGAGTTTATTGCAAATTGTGAAATCAATATGAGTTTTGATGAGTTATTAAACTATCTATCAAAAAAATTAAATTTAAAAAATTTAAAATATGTTAAAACAAAAGAGAGTATTAAAACTATTGCAATTTGTACAGGAAGTGCAATGAGTTTAATAGATGAGGTTAAAGCAGATTGCTTTATAACAGGTGATATTAAATATCACGATGCAATGGAAGCAAAAGCAAGAGATTTGTCCTTAATAGATATTAGACACTATGAGAGTGAAAATAGTTTTAATATACTTTTAGAACAATTGTTAAGCCAGTATTTGAAAAAAAATAAATTAAAAGCTATAATAACAGCTTCAAAAAATCCATTTGAGTTTTTTAAAGGAGAAACCGTTGAATAA
- the purE gene encoding 5-(carboxyamino)imidazole ribonucleotide mutase, with amino-acid sequence MRFISIIMGSKSDYDIMKNCADTFEQFNVKYELIISSAHRSPERTKEYVKDAEEKGAVAFIAAAGMAAHLAGALAATTTKPIIGVPMKGGAMDGMDAMLSTVQMPAGMPVATVALGKAGAINAAYLAMQILAINDKDLAAKLKEDRVVKAKLVESDSKDIEVIL; translated from the coding sequence ATGAGATTTATTTCGATTATTATGGGTAGCAAATCTGATTATGATATTATGAAAAATTGTGCTGATACTTTTGAACAGTTTAATGTAAAATATGAATTAATTATATCTTCAGCTCATAGAAGTCCTGAAAGAACAAAAGAGTATGTTAAAGATGCAGAAGAGAAAGGTGCAGTTGCATTTATTGCTGCAGCTGGAATGGCAGCTCATTTAGCTGGTGCATTAGCAGCAACTACAACAAAACCTATTATTGGAGTGCCTATGAAAGGTGGTGCGATGGATGGTATGGATGCTATGCTTTCAACTGTTCAAATGCCAGCTGGTATGCCAGTTGCTACTGTTGCTTTAGGAAAAGCAGGTGCAATTAATGCTGCTTATTTAGCAATGCAAATTTTAGCTATTAATGATAAAGATTTAGCTGCAAAATTAAAAGAAGATAGAGTTGTAAAAGCTAAATTAGTTGAAAGTGATTCAAAAGATATAGAAGTAATTTTATAA
- a CDS encoding glutaredoxin domain-containing protein produces MKPIALFTIPNCKWCKEAIVYLKSKNLKYNHIDLTKNKKALNDCQKRCQGAPVFLIGNSWICGFDKEKLNKELGIK; encoded by the coding sequence ATGAAACCTATTGCACTATTTACTATTCCAAATTGTAAATGGTGTAAAGAAGCTATAGTATACTTAAAGAGCAAAAATCTTAAATATAATCATATAGATTTAACAAAAAATAAAAAAGCTTTAAATGATTGTCAAAAAAGATGTCAAGGTGCACCTGTTTTTTTAATTGGAAATAGTTGGATTTGTGGCTTTGATAAAGAGAAATTAAATAAAGAGTTAGGAATAAAATAG
- a CDS encoding peptidase U32 family protein, translating to MSKQKVELLSPAGNLEKLKIAINYGADAVYGGVSHFSLRIRASKEFTFETFKEGIDYAHERGKKVYATINGFPFNAQIELLKKHIASMAALKPDGFIVAAPGVVRLCREIAPQIDIHLSTQANVLNYLDAQVFWDMGVKRIVVAREISLKDVIEIKKHLPDMEIEIFVHGSMCFAYSGRCLISAVQMGRVPNRGSCANDCRFEYTLYAGNDEHGSLFRLEEEPGVGTYIFNSKDMNLASHIKEILDSGAVDSLKIEGRTKSPYYAAVTAKAYREAIDDYYENKFDASKYQKELHTTKNRGFTDAYLIHKPFEKLDSQNHDYALSKGSFEVTGLVSEDEEHFYCKYKVYPNEDIEIFTPHNTVLHECENEIGKVFKKENGLYYINFKKILTQDNKELESVHSGNVNKIKLPCKLPYLTMFRVENIDSNIE from the coding sequence ATGAGTAAGCAAAAAGTTGAGTTGCTCTCACCTGCTGGAAATTTAGAAAAATTAAAAATTGCAATAAATTATGGTGCTGATGCTGTTTATGGTGGAGTTAGCCACTTTAGTTTAAGAATTAGAGCTAGTAAAGAGTTTACATTTGAGACATTTAAAGAGGGAATTGATTATGCACATGAGCGAGGGAAAAAAGTTTATGCAACAATAAATGGTTTTCCTTTTAATGCTCAAATTGAGTTATTAAAAAAACATATAGCCTCTATGGCTGCACTGAAACCAGATGGTTTTATAGTTGCAGCTCCAGGAGTTGTAAGACTTTGTAGAGAGATTGCTCCCCAGATTGATATACATCTTTCAACTCAAGCAAATGTTTTAAACTATCTTGATGCTCAAGTTTTTTGGGATATGGGAGTTAAAAGAATTGTTGTAGCAAGAGAGATATCTTTAAAAGATGTAATAGAGATTAAAAAACATCTTCCAGATATGGAGATAGAGATATTTGTTCATGGTTCTATGTGTTTTGCATATAGTGGAAGATGTTTAATTAGTGCTGTTCAAATGGGAAGAGTTCCAAATCGTGGAAGTTGTGCAAATGATTGTAGATTTGAATATACACTTTATGCTGGAAATGATGAGCATGGAAGCTTGTTTAGACTTGAAGAAGAACCTGGTGTTGGAACATATATTTTTAACTCAAAAGATATGAACCTTGCATCTCATATTAAAGAGATACTTGATAGTGGTGCTGTGGATAGTTTGAAAATAGAGGGAAGAACAAAATCTCCATACTATGCAGCAGTAACTGCAAAAGCTTATAGAGAAGCTATTGATGACTATTATGAAAATAAATTTGATGCTTCAAAATATCAAAAAGAGTTGCATACAACTAAAAATAGAGGGTTTACAGATGCTTATTTAATTCATAAGCCATTTGAAAAACTAGATTCTCAAAATCACGATTATGCTTTAAGTAAAGGCTCATTTGAAGTAACAGGTTTAGTATCTGAAGATGAAGAGCATTTTTATTGCAAGTATAAAGTTTATCCAAATGAAGATATTGAAATTTTCACTCCACATAACACAGTTCTACATGAGTGTGAAAATGAGATTGGAAAAGTGTTTAAAAAAGAGAATGGACTATATTATATAAATTTTAAAAAGATTTTAACACAAGATAATAAAGAGCTTGAAAGCGTTCATAGTGGAAATGTAAATAAAATAAAACTTCCATGCAAATTACCCTATTTAACAATGTTTAGAGTAGAAAATATTGATAGTAATATAGAATAA